One genomic window of Pelecanus crispus isolate bPelCri1 chromosome 18, bPelCri1.pri, whole genome shotgun sequence includes the following:
- the TBKBP1 gene encoding TANK-binding kinase 1-binding protein 1 yields MDSMFEDDISILTQEALGPDEDWLDSPTTDLSGEMCSASHFALITAYDDIKNRLTGLERENSTLKRRLKMYEVKYPLIGEFGEEHIFSLYEAKETSLLKSEKASLQQQLNQFQHELQKSKEREEQLEEMIQAYEKLCVEKADLETELGEMRALVETHLSRIRSLEQQLRQRDGGTFPGLGAPLPGQEVPFLALHPNPGLTHVLERAGGWQSRGLEAAAGRLEAELEAARQETQRAQHREEHLKAECERLQAELKHLQDTREQDQSERDMAWVKKVGDDQVNLALAYTELTEELCRLRNLSSLQSQILRALLQEKSLNGAQRHSPLSQCHSPAQQRRSPAPQCPSPAPPGRSPAPQCQSPALQRRSPGPPSQSPAQQRRSPAPGPCQSPAQQRRSPVPPSSQSPAQQRRSPAPPPCPSPASASPHRLPGERMELGYAKPSSHHIKAGFQGRRSYSEVSNVALYQQSRSLWLQPEASTLPKHRPYGEVYLGGAGAPLSAREPFEEHVRFEKQSSDEEEWALPSPPSPEVGAIRCASFCAGFPVPDADAVHRTAAAYARAEHAQSWPSINLLLETADSEVRSCPLCQLAFPIGYPDDALVKHIDSHLENSKI; encoded by the exons ATGGACTCCATGTTCGAGGACGACATCAGCATCCTGACGCAGGAGGCGCTGGGGCCGGACGAGGACTGGCTCGACAGTCCCACCACCGACCTCTCGGGTGAGATGTGCTCGGCCTCCCACTTCGCCCTCATCACCGCCTACGACGACATCAAGAACCGGCTGACGGGGCTGGAGAGGGAGAACTCCACGCTCAAGCGCCGGCTCAAGATGTACGAGGTCAAG TACCCGCTGATCGGCGAGTTCGGGGAGGAGCACATCTTCTCCCTCTACGAGGCCAAGGAGACGTCGCTGCTGAAGAGCGAGAAGGCGtcgctgcagcagcagctcaacCAGTTCCAGCACGAG ctgcagaagagcaaagagcgggaggagcagctggaggagatgaTCCAGGCCTACGAGAAGCTGTGCGTGGAGAAGGCTGACCTGGAGACCGAGCTCGGAGAGATG CGGGCGCTGGTGGAGACGCACCTGAGCCGCATCCGgagcctggagcagcagctgcggCAGCGCGACGGCGGCACCTTCCCCGGGCTGGGTGCCCCGCTGCCGGGCCAGGAGGTGCCTTTCCTCGCCCTGCACCCCAACCCCGGCTTGACCCACG tgctggagcGTGCCgggggctggcagagccgggggctggaggcagcggcggggcggctggAGGCCGAGCTGGAGGCGGCGCGGCAGGAGACCCAGCGCGCCCAGCACCGCGAGGAGCATCTCAAGGCCGAGTGCGAGCGGCTGCAGGCGGAGCTGAAGCACCTGCAGGACACCCGGGAGCAG GACCAGTCGGAGCGGGACATGGCCTGGGTGAAGAAGGTGGGCGACGACCA GGTGAACCTGGCGCTGGCCTACACGGAGCTGACGGAGGAGCTGTGCCGCCTGAGGAACCTcagctccctgcagagccagatCCTCCGCgccctgctgcaggagaagaGCCTCAACGGCG CCCAGCGCCATTCCCCGCTCTCCCAGTGCcattccccagcccagcagcgccGCTCGCCCGCCCCGCAGTGCCCCTCGCCCGCTCCGCCGGGGCGTTCGCCGGCACCCCAGTGCCAGTCGCCAGCGCTGCAACGGCGCTcgccgggaccccccagccaGTCACCGGCCCAGCAGCGCCGCTCGccagcccccggcccctgccagtcccctgcccagcagcgccggtccccggtgcccccctcCAGCCAGTCGCCCGCCCAGCAACGCCGgtccccggcaccgccgccttGCCCGTCCCCGGCCTCGGCGTCGCCACACCGGCTCCCCGGCGAGCGGATGGAGCTGGGCTACGCCAAACCCTCCAGCCACCACATCAAAGCCGGCTTCCAGGGCCGCCGCAGCTACTCGGAGGTGAGCAACGTGGCCCTGTACCAGCAGAGCCGCTCGCTCTGGCTCCAGCCCGAAGCCTCGACGCTCCCCAAGCACCGGCCCTACGGCGAGGTGTACctggggggcgcgggggccccCCTGAGCGCCCGCGAGCCCTTCGAGGAGCACGTGCGCTTCGAGAAGCAATCGTCGGACGAAGAGGAGTGGgcgctccccagcccccccagccccgaggTGGGGGCCATCCGCTGCGCTTCCTTCTGCGCCGGCTTCCCCGTCCCCGACGCCGACGCCGTTCACCGGACGGCCGCTGCCTACGCCCGGGCAGAGCACGCCCAGTCCTGGCCCTCGATCAAC ctgctgctggagacgGCGGACTCGGAGGTGCGGAGCTGCCCGCTGTGCCAGCTGGCCTTCCCCATCGGCTACCCGGACGATGCCCTGGTGAAGCACATCGACTCGCACCTGGAGAACAGCAAGATCTGA